In Alligator mississippiensis isolate rAllMis1 chromosome 10, rAllMis1, whole genome shotgun sequence, one DNA window encodes the following:
- the OSGIN1 gene encoding oxidative stress-induced growth inhibitor 1 has product MYSVLNEHQYKSNSKPIPVVIIGNGPSGICLSYLLSGYIPYVSRDSVHPHPILQRKLQELPEVSILDQDLRYLSEGLEGRSHSPVALLFDTLLRPDTDFGGTADSVLSWWHEANRTIPHLVLGKNPPGGAWHSIEGSMITLSQGEWMGLPDFQLKDWMRKKRRGLRNNRATAEDIAQYYQNYVAKKGLQRNFICGTVVTSVQKVSQDVISNNAQQDPQKNGGSPWDFPETNKENNQVASGSLFQVDGFIKTIMGDQMPFSIYAENVVLATGTYDSPSWLGVNGEDLPYVHHKLSTLEEAVKNKTVDMTSDPILIVGAGLTAADAVLFAHHCSIPVIHVFRRRVSDPGLIFNQLPKMMYPEYHKVHQMMTEQSAACSGPYECYISLPEHHVMSFTEDKKCIFQDKKGHQKVYNISMAFVLVGSNPNLSFLPNNGINLAMDNMQPVNPKRNPIDVDPFTYECIQEKGLYAVGPLAGDNFVRFVQGGALAVASSLLQKANRKPP; this is encoded by the exons ATGTATTCAGTGCTGAACGAACACCAGTATAAGAGCAATTCCAAACCAATCCCTGTGGTTATCATAG GAAATGGCCCTTCAGGAATATGCCTTTCCTACCTGCTGTCTGGCTATATCCCATATGTCAGTAGAGATTCTGTTCACCCCCATCCTATTCTACAGAGGAAACTACAAGAGCTGCCAGAGGTCTCCATTTTAGACCAG GATCTGCGGTACCTTTCTGAAGGCTTAGAGGGACGATCCCACAGTCCTGTGGCTCTTCTCTTTGATACTCTATTGCGTCCAGATACAGATTTTGGTGGAACGGCAGATTCGGTCCTTTCTTGGTGGCATGAGGCTAACAGAACCATTCCCCATCTGGTCCTTGGCAAGAACCCTCCTGGAGGTGCCTGGCAT tCTATTGAAGGATCTATGATCACTCTGAGCCAAGGAGAATGGATGGGGCTTCCAGATTTTCAACTGAAAGACTGGATGAGGAAAAAGAGAAG GGGCCTCAGAAACAACAGAGCTACAGCAGAAGACATTGCTCAATATTATCAAAATTATGTGGCAAAGAAAGGGCTGCAGAGGAATTTTATCTGTGGGACTGTTGTGACATCTGTGCAGAAAGTGAGCCAAGATGTAATCTCTAACAATGCACAGCAGGATCCTCAGAAGAATGGTGGTTCCCCCTGGGATTTCCCTGAGACAAATAAGGAGAATAACCAGGTTGCTAGTGGAAGTCTCTTCCAGGTGGATGGATTCATCAAAACCATTATGGGTGATCAGATGCCCTTCTCCATCTATGCAGAGAATGTGGTCTTAGCTACAGGAACCTATGATAGTCCCTCATGGCTTGGGGTCAACGGAGAGGATCTTCCTTATGTACATCACAAGCTCTCTACCCTTGAAGAAGCAGTGAAGAACAAGACAGTTGATATGACATCAGATCCAATCCTGATTGTAGGTGCTGGCCTGACAGCGGCTGATGCAGTTCTCTTTGCTCATCACTGCAGCATCCCAGTGATCCATGTTTTTAGGAGAAGAGTCAGTGATCCAGGCCTCATTTTCAATCAGCTTCCCAAAATGATGTATCCAGAGTACCACAAAGTGCATCAGATGATGACAGAACAGTCAGCTGCTTGTTCAGGGCCATATGAATGTTATATCAGCCTTCCTGAACATCATGTGATGTCCTTCACAGAGGACAAGAAGTGCATCTTTCAGGATAAGAAAGGCCACCAGAAAGTCTATAACATTTCCATGGCTTTTGTTCTTGTTGGCTCAAACCCCAACCTCTCCTTTCTACCAAATAATGGCATTAACTTGGCAATGGACAATATGCAACCAGTCAATCCCAAGAGGAATCCCATAGATGTTGACCCATTTACATATGAATGCATTCAGGAAAAAGGACTATATGCTGTGGGGCCATTAGCTGGGGACAACTTTGTGCGTTTTGTGCAGGGAGGGGCTCTAGCTGTCGCTAGCTCTTTGTTACAGAAAGCAAACAGAAAGCCTCCTTAA